Proteins from a single region of Oreochromis niloticus isolate F11D_XX linkage group LG7, O_niloticus_UMD_NMBU, whole genome shotgun sequence:
- the duox2 gene encoding dual oxidase maturation factor 1, with protein sequence MTFYDDIYPFYPLQRTPFIFSSRLLTIILVFVVLAVSLLLILPGIRGKSRLFWTFRIITSLFIGAVIVALNFTNDWAEARMTTKATYKSFSNAVVNAEIGLHVGLYGINVTLKGNPVVQFNETIDYNEMFTWHNTIEEYEEALEKGLPNPILYIAEKFTPSSPCGLIFQYRYSGRYASATLWTAFCCWMLANILFSMPVIRYAGYMVIATAAFIFFSMISFTTIMNVPQCVFYIGTDSFETEYSHSFWLALLTGILCTLIGLLVVMFDFLVPEKMKEAFSVGVDSCEDEDESYSEGYLNSFFLDGVTISPVNLKVTEEHL encoded by the exons ATGACTTTCTACGATGACATTTACCCATTCTACCCTCTACAAAGGACTCCGTTTATCTTCAGCAGCCGCTTGCTCACCATTATTCTGGTCTTCGTTGTGTTAGCGGTCAGTCTTCTTCTCATTCTGCCCGGGATACGAGGGAAGTCG CGGCTCTTCTGGACATTTAGAATAATTACCAGCTTGTTCATCGGTGCCGTGATAGTGG CACTCAACTTCACTAACGACTGGGCTGAGGCCAGAATGACCACAAAAGCCACCTATAAGTCTTTCAGCAACGCGGTGGTTAACGCGGAGATCGGCTTGCATGTCGGACTGTACGGCATTAACGTTACGCTGAAAG GGAATCCTGTTGTACAGTTTAATGAGACCATTGACTACAATGAGATGTTCACCTGGCATAACACTATTGAAGAATATGAGGAAGCTCTGGAGAAAGGTTTACCCAACCCCATTCTGTATATCGCTGAAAAATTCACCCCGAGCAGCCCGTGCGGTCTCATCTTTCAGTACAGATACTCTGGACGATACGCTTCTGCAACGCTCTG GACAGCATTTTGCTGCTGGATGCTCGCCAACATCCTCTTCTCCATGCCAGTAATCCGGTACGCTGGGTACATGGTGATTGCCACTGCTGCATTCATCTTCTTCTCCATGATCTCCTTCACCACCATCATGAATGTGCCTCAGTGTGTTTTCTACATAGGAACTGACTCCTTTGAAACAGAATACAGCCATTCGTTTTGGCTGGCCCTGCTAACAG GCATCCTGTGCACCCTCATCGGGCTTCTTGTGGTGATGTTTGACTTTTTGGTCCCTGAGAAGATGAAAGAGGCTTTCAGTGTCGGTGTCGACAGCTGTGAAGATGAGGATGAATCATACAGCGAGGGCTACCTGAATTCATTTTTCCTCGATGGAGTGACAATTTCACCAGTGAATTTAAAAGTTACAGAG GAACATTTATGA
- the duox gene encoding dual oxidase 1 isoform X2 — translation MDLRKWVWSVCAAFGLVLTVSERSHCEITWEVPRFDGWYNSLGHPRRGAVGTHLMRLVPAHYWDGVYQPVQEPLLPNPRRLSRLLAEGPSGLPSTRNQTVLSLFFGYHVTFEIFDSRIPGCPPEFMHIPVPKGDPVFDPTASGKVLLPFQRGPWDKESGQSPSNPRIQVNLVSAWIDGSSIYGPSTSWSDSLRSFSGGLLASGSEWNMPKKRGRHMWSAADPSTREAGAQGLYEMGNAWANENVFTAAEGIIWFRYHNHIASKLHNNHPEWSDEELFQNARKTVVATFQNIALYEWLPAYLNGKKLPPYPGYQKFVDPGITPEFQAAAIRFGITMAPPGVYMRNRTCNFREIINIDGSTSPAMRLCNSFWKRQDVNMKKSQDVDDLLMGMASQIAEREDNIVVEDLRDFMYGPLRFTRTDLVAMTIQRGRDFGLRSYTEIRKALDLPPVNKFEDINPELNHTNPQLLHDIAELYNGDISKLELFPGGLLETLDGPGPVFSAIVLDQFERIRNGDRFWFENKQNGVFTDKEIQAIRSVTYRDVLIAVTSAEASHIQNNVFFWKDGDPCPQPTQLNASMLHSCTNATKLDYFDGSRTGFGIFIIVLFLFPVVSFLVASLVAYLRKYRYRKFQRRRKAGDRTEEPAVGLSAYEWQGHKKQLQPVSVEIDKKRRLQVCDRSGTAYRCINLRNQDYLDVLLSNDCQQKALLLKVPKEYDLVLFFDEESKRMEFVRHLHPKVTDVRPEIRVREIREKGLLKEALTREQRAQIVETFIRHAFSKVLEIEKRDAGDMSGISHKKAREVLQCELTASEFADALGLKSDSLFVDSMFTLADKDGNGYLSFQEFLDVIVIFMKGSPEEKSKLMFSMNDIGETGFLSKEEFARMLRSFIEISNGALSKSQAEDGIKAMMQAAGFDDKDKISWEDFHFLLRDHEKELQFAQLNVKGMEKQGKKKLSRDQRVSFICPANSSDKTDGPEIRKRKRLNVHTPNVYVKPKREKYIKNPVQQKIQQFKRFVENYRRHIVCFIIVYGITAGVALERCYYYGLQAISTGLPEMSIVGILVSRGSAAAISFLFPYMLLTVCRNLITLCRETFLNRYIPFDAAIDFHRLMAMSAIILSIAHSLGHVVNIYVFSVSDLNILSCLFPKVVSNNGSELPPKWYWWFFETVPGMTGVLLLFVVAFMYVFASHYFRRISFRAFWITHYLYVAVYILTVIHGSFALLQEPRFYIYLIPPGLLFLLDKLISLSRKKVEIPVIRAELLPSGVTHLEFKRPQGFVYRSGQWVRIACLMLGTDEYHPFTLTSAPHEETLSLHIRAVGPWTSQLRELYTEENLLELGAYPKLYLDGPFGEGHQEWIDFEVSVLVGGGIGVTPFTSILKDLVFKSSVRSKILCKKVYFIWVTRTQRQFEWVSDIIREVEEMDTQDLVSVHTYITQVAEKFDLRTTMLYVCERHFQKVWNRSLFTGLRSVTHFGRPPFVSFFSSLQEVHPEVGKIGVFSCGPPGLTKNVEKACQQMNKRDQAHFMHHYENF, via the exons ATGGATTTGCGTAAATGGGTTTGGAGTGTGTGTGCTGCGTTTGGCTTGGTGCTCACTGTTAGTGAAC GTTCGCACTGTGAGATAACCTGGGAGGTTCCTCGCTTTGATGGCTGGTACAACAGTCTGGGACATCCCCGACGCGGAGCTGTCG GTACTCATCTGATGCGCCTCGTGCCCGCGCATTACTGGGACGGAGTCTACCAACCTGTCCAGGAGCCGCTGCTTCCAAACCCCCGCAGACTGAGTAGGCTGCTGGCGGAGGGGCCCTCGGGTCTGCCCTCCACACGCAACCAGACCGTGCTCTCGCTTTTCTTTG GTTATCATGTTACATTTGAAATCTTTGACTCAAGAATTCCTGGTTGCCCACCTGAGTTCATGCACATCCCAGTCCCAAAAGGTGACCCTGTCTTTGACCCTACCGCCTCCGGGAAAGTCCTCCTGCCCTTCCAAAGAGGACCATGGGACAAAGAGTCAGGACAGAGTCCCAGTAACCCTCGCATACAG GTCAACTTGGTGAGCGCCTGGATAGATGGTAGCTCCATTTATGGCCCCTCCACTTCCTGGTCCGACTCCCTGAGAAGCTTCTCTGGAGGCCTCCTCGCTTCAGGCTCTGAGTGGAACATGCCCAAGAAACGAGGACGCCACATGTGGAGCGCTGCTGATCCCTCTACAAGAGAAGCTGGAGCACAAGGCCTTTACG AAATGGGAAATGCCTGGGCTAACGAGAACGTGTTCACAGCAGCAGAGGGGATTATCTGGTTTCGGTACCACAATCATATCGCCTCCAAACTCCACAACAATCACCCGGAGTGGTCAGACGAGGAGCTGTTTCAAAATGCCAGGAAGACCGTTGTGGCCACATTCCAG AATATTGCTCTCTATGAATGGCTGCCTGCGTACCTTAATGGCAAAAAGCTTCCTCCTTACCCAG GTTACCAGAAGTTTGTTGATCCAGGGATCACGCCTGAGTTTCAGGCTGCTGCCATACGGTTTGGTATCACTATGGCTCCACCTGGTGTTTATATGAG AAACAGAACCTGCAATTTTCGGGAAATTATCAACATCGATGGGAGCACATCGCCAGCAATGCGCCTTTGCAACAGCTTTTGGAAACGTCAG gaCGTTAATATGAAGAAAAGCCAGGATGTAGATGACCTCCTCATGGGAATGGCCTCCCAGATTGCAGAGAGAGAAGATAATATTGTTGTGGAGGACTTGAGAG ATTTTATGTACGGACCACTGAGGTTCACCCGGACAGATCTGGTGGCTATGACCATTCAGCGAGGAAGAGACTTTGGTCTGCGGAGTTACACTGAGATTAGAAAGGCTCTGGATTTGCCTCCTGTCAACAAATTTGAGGATATTAATCCTGAGCTCAACCACACCAACCCACAG TTGCTCCACGACATTGCAGAACTGTATAATGGAGACATCTCAAAGCTGGAGCTCTTCCCTGGAGGACTGCTGGAAACTCTTGATGGGCCGGGTCCTGTTTTCTCCGCTATTGTGCTGGATCAGTTTGAGCGTATAAGAAATGGAGACCGCTTTTGGTTTGAGAATAAGCAAAATGG TGTGTTTACGGATAAAGAGATCCAAGCGATCCGCAGTGTGACGTATCGTGACGTCCTTATTGCGGTGACAAGTGCAGAGGCCTCACATATACAGAATAACGTATTCTTCTGGAAGGATG GTGACCCCTGCCCTCAGCCCACACAGCTAAATGCATCAATGCTCCATTCTTGCACTAATGCCACAAAACTTGATTACTTTGATGGGAGCAGGACTGGCTTTGGGATATTTATTATTGTCTTGTTCCTCTTCCCTGTTG TGAGTTTTCTGGTGGCCTCTTTGGTGGCGTATCTAAGAAAGTATCGCTACAGGAAGTTCCAAAGAAGAAGGAAAGCTGGTGACAGAACAGAGGAGCCGGCTGTGGGACTCAGTG CATACGAGTGGCAGGGTCATAAAAAACAGTTGCAGCCCGTCAGCGTGGAGATCGATAAGAAGCGGAGGCTGCAGGTCTGTGACAGATCTGGAACTGCTTACCGCTGCATCAATCTGCGCAACCAGGACTACCTAGATGTCCTTCTCTCCAATGACTGTCAGCAGAAGGCTCTGCTGCTCAAAGTGCCAAAAGAGTATGACCTG GTGCTGTTTTTTGATGAAGAGAGCAAACGTATGGAATTTGTCAGGCACCTGCACCCGAAGGTGACAGACGTCAGGCCGGAGATTAGAGTGAGAGAGATAAGGGAGAAGGGACTGCTGAAGGAGGCTTTGACCAGAGAGCAGAGGGCTCAGATTGTTGAAACTTTCATTCGCCACGCTTTCTCCAAG GTCTTGGAAATAGAGAAGCGTGACGCCGGAGACATGAGCGGCATATCCCACAAGAAAGCCAGGGAGGTTCTCCAGTGTGAGCTGACGGCGTCGGAGTTTGCTGATGCACTTGGCCTCAAATCCGATTCCTTATTTGTGGACTCCATGTTTACACTAGCTGATAAAGATGGCAATGGCTACCTCTCCTTTCAAGAGTTTCTGGATGTTATTGTTATCTTTATGAAAG GGTCTCCAGAGGAAAAATCCAAACTCATGTTTTCTATGAACGACATTGGCGAAACTGGTTTCTTATCAAAAGAAGAATTTGCCAGGATGCTCAG GTCTTTCATAGAAATCTCCAACGGTGCTCTTTCAAAGAGTCAGGCAGAGGACGGCATCAAGGCCATGATGCAGGCCGCGGGCTTTGATGACAAGGACAAAATCTCGTGGGAGGACTTTCATTTTCTGCTGCGGGATCACGAGAAGGAGCTGCAGTTTGCTCAGCTCAATGTCAAAG GGATGGAGAAACAGGGGAAGAAAAAGCTGAGTCGAGACCAGAGAGTGTCCTTCATTTGTCCGGCAAACAG cagtgaCAAGACAGACGGACCAGAGATACGCAAGCGGAAAAG GTTAAACGTCCATACTCCAAATGTCTACGTGAAGCCAAAGCGCGAGAAGTACATAAAGAACCCGGTCCAGCAGAAAATCCAGCAGTTCAAACGTTTCGTTGAGAATTATCGCCGTCACATTGTGTGCTTCATCATCGTGTACGGCATCACAGCTGGTGTTGCACTTGAAAGATGTTACT ACTACGGCTTGCAGGCTATATCTACAGGTCTCCCCGAGATGTCCATTGTGGGTATCCTCGTGTCCCGTGGTTCGGCCGCTGCCATCTCCTTTCTGTTTCCTTACATGCTTCTCACCGTGTGTCGCAACCTCATCACACTCTGCCGAGAGACCTTCCTGAATCGATACATCCCCTTTGACGCTGCCATTGACTTTCATCGCTTGATGGCCATGAGTGCCATCATCCTCTCAA TTGCTCACAGTTTGGGCCACGTGGTCAACATCTACGTCTTCTCCGTCAGCGACCTTAACATCCTATCTTGTCTCTTCCCAAAAGTCGTATCAAACAACGG GTCTGAACTTCCTCCCAAGTGGTACTGGTGGTTCTTTGAAACTGTTCCAG GAATGACTGGGGTCTTGCTTCTCTTTGTGGTCGCATTTATGTACGTTTTTGCCTCACATTATTTCCGTCGCATCAGTTTTCGAGCATTTTGGATCACCCATTACCTCTATGTTGCCGTGTACATTCTT ACAGTTATTCATGGCAGTTTCGCTCTGCTTCAAGAGCCTCGTTTCTACATCTACCTCATCCCACCTGGCCTGCTCTTCCTCCTGGACAAACTAATCAGCCTGAGTAGGAAGAAGGTGGAGATCCCGGTTATCAGAGCTGAGCTGCTGCCATCAG GTGTGACACATCTGGAATTCAAGCGGCCACAGGGCTTTGTTTACCGTTCGGGCCAGTGGGTTCGCATAGCATGTCTGATGTTGGGCACGGATGAGTACCACCCATTCACTCTCACATCAGCTCCTCACGAAGAGACGTTGAGCCTGCACATCCGAGCTGTGGGGCCGTGGACCAGCCAGCTCAGAGAGCTCTACACCGAGGAAAACCTGCTGGAGCTTGGAGCTTATCCAAAG CTGTACTTGGATGGACCTTTTGGTGAGGGCCATCAGGAGTGGATTGACTTTGAGGTGTCTGTTCTGGTGGGAGGAGGAATTGGAGTCACCCCATTCACTTCGATTCTCAAAGACCTGGTGTTCAAGTCCTCTGTCAGGTCCAAGATTTTGTGCAAAAAA GTTTACTTCATCTGGGTGACACGGACACAGCGTCAGTTTGAGTGGGTGTCAGACATCATCAGGGAGGTGGAAGAAATGGACACTCAGGATCTGGTGTCGGTCCACACTTATATCACTCAGGTGGCTGAAAAGTTCGACCTGCGCACGACCATGCTG TACGTGTGTGAGCGCCATTTTCAAAAAGTGTGGAACCGCAGCCTCTTCACCGGCCTCAGGTCCGTCACCCACTTTGGCCGCCCGCCCTTCGTCTCCTTTTTTAGCTCCCTGCAGGAGGTTCATCCAGAG GTGGGTAAAATTGGAGTGTTCAGCTGTGGTCCTCCAGGACTGACCAAAAATGTGGAGAAAGCTTGCCAGCAGATGAACAAGAGGGATCAGGCCCATTTCATGCATCACTATGAAAACTTCTAA
- the duox gene encoding dual oxidase 2 isoform X1 gives MDLRKWVWSVCAAFGLVLTVSERSHCEITWEVPRFDGWYNSLGHPRRGAVGKLRSCSSMQPTANSANSTSPRCACARAGTHLMRLVPAHYWDGVYQPVQEPLLPNPRRLSRLLAEGPSGLPSTRNQTVLSLFFGYHVTFEIFDSRIPGCPPEFMHIPVPKGDPVFDPTASGKVLLPFQRGPWDKESGQSPSNPRIQVNLVSAWIDGSSIYGPSTSWSDSLRSFSGGLLASGSEWNMPKKRGRHMWSAADPSTREAGAQGLYEMGNAWANENVFTAAEGIIWFRYHNHIASKLHNNHPEWSDEELFQNARKTVVATFQNIALYEWLPAYLNGKKLPPYPGYQKFVDPGITPEFQAAAIRFGITMAPPGVYMRNRTCNFREIINIDGSTSPAMRLCNSFWKRQDVNMKKSQDVDDLLMGMASQIAEREDNIVVEDLRDFMYGPLRFTRTDLVAMTIQRGRDFGLRSYTEIRKALDLPPVNKFEDINPELNHTNPQLLHDIAELYNGDISKLELFPGGLLETLDGPGPVFSAIVLDQFERIRNGDRFWFENKQNGVFTDKEIQAIRSVTYRDVLIAVTSAEASHIQNNVFFWKDGDPCPQPTQLNASMLHSCTNATKLDYFDGSRTGFGIFIIVLFLFPVVSFLVASLVAYLRKYRYRKFQRRRKAGDRTEEPAVGLSAYEWQGHKKQLQPVSVEIDKKRRLQVCDRSGTAYRCINLRNQDYLDVLLSNDCQQKALLLKVPKEYDLVLFFDEESKRMEFVRHLHPKVTDVRPEIRVREIREKGLLKEALTREQRAQIVETFIRHAFSKVLEIEKRDAGDMSGISHKKAREVLQCELTASEFADALGLKSDSLFVDSMFTLADKDGNGYLSFQEFLDVIVIFMKGSPEEKSKLMFSMNDIGETGFLSKEEFARMLRSFIEISNGALSKSQAEDGIKAMMQAAGFDDKDKISWEDFHFLLRDHEKELQFAQLNVKGMEKQGKKKLSRDQRVSFICPANSSDKTDGPEIRKRKRLNVHTPNVYVKPKREKYIKNPVQQKIQQFKRFVENYRRHIVCFIIVYGITAGVALERCYYYGLQAISTGLPEMSIVGILVSRGSAAAISFLFPYMLLTVCRNLITLCRETFLNRYIPFDAAIDFHRLMAMSAIILSIAHSLGHVVNIYVFSVSDLNILSCLFPKVVSNNGSELPPKWYWWFFETVPGMTGVLLLFVVAFMYVFASHYFRRISFRAFWITHYLYVAVYILTVIHGSFALLQEPRFYIYLIPPGLLFLLDKLISLSRKKVEIPVIRAELLPSGVTHLEFKRPQGFVYRSGQWVRIACLMLGTDEYHPFTLTSAPHEETLSLHIRAVGPWTSQLRELYTEENLLELGAYPKLYLDGPFGEGHQEWIDFEVSVLVGGGIGVTPFTSILKDLVFKSSVRSKILCKKVYFIWVTRTQRQFEWVSDIIREVEEMDTQDLVSVHTYITQVAEKFDLRTTMLYVCERHFQKVWNRSLFTGLRSVTHFGRPPFVSFFSSLQEVHPEVGKIGVFSCGPPGLTKNVEKACQQMNKRDQAHFMHHYENF, from the exons ATGGATTTGCGTAAATGGGTTTGGAGTGTGTGTGCTGCGTTTGGCTTGGTGCTCACTGTTAGTGAAC GTTCGCACTGTGAGATAACCTGGGAGGTTCCTCGCTTTGATGGCTGGTACAACAGTCTGGGACATCCCCGACGCGGAGCTGTCGGTAAGTTACGGAGTTGCTCAAGTATGCAGCCTACGGCGAACTCTGCAAACTCTACATCACCGCGCTGTGCTTGTGCTCGCGCAGGTACTCATCTGATGCGCCTCGTGCCCGCGCATTACTGGGACGGAGTCTACCAACCTGTCCAGGAGCCGCTGCTTCCAAACCCCCGCAGACTGAGTAGGCTGCTGGCGGAGGGGCCCTCGGGTCTGCCCTCCACACGCAACCAGACCGTGCTCTCGCTTTTCTTTG GTTATCATGTTACATTTGAAATCTTTGACTCAAGAATTCCTGGTTGCCCACCTGAGTTCATGCACATCCCAGTCCCAAAAGGTGACCCTGTCTTTGACCCTACCGCCTCCGGGAAAGTCCTCCTGCCCTTCCAAAGAGGACCATGGGACAAAGAGTCAGGACAGAGTCCCAGTAACCCTCGCATACAG GTCAACTTGGTGAGCGCCTGGATAGATGGTAGCTCCATTTATGGCCCCTCCACTTCCTGGTCCGACTCCCTGAGAAGCTTCTCTGGAGGCCTCCTCGCTTCAGGCTCTGAGTGGAACATGCCCAAGAAACGAGGACGCCACATGTGGAGCGCTGCTGATCCCTCTACAAGAGAAGCTGGAGCACAAGGCCTTTACG AAATGGGAAATGCCTGGGCTAACGAGAACGTGTTCACAGCAGCAGAGGGGATTATCTGGTTTCGGTACCACAATCATATCGCCTCCAAACTCCACAACAATCACCCGGAGTGGTCAGACGAGGAGCTGTTTCAAAATGCCAGGAAGACCGTTGTGGCCACATTCCAG AATATTGCTCTCTATGAATGGCTGCCTGCGTACCTTAATGGCAAAAAGCTTCCTCCTTACCCAG GTTACCAGAAGTTTGTTGATCCAGGGATCACGCCTGAGTTTCAGGCTGCTGCCATACGGTTTGGTATCACTATGGCTCCACCTGGTGTTTATATGAG AAACAGAACCTGCAATTTTCGGGAAATTATCAACATCGATGGGAGCACATCGCCAGCAATGCGCCTTTGCAACAGCTTTTGGAAACGTCAG gaCGTTAATATGAAGAAAAGCCAGGATGTAGATGACCTCCTCATGGGAATGGCCTCCCAGATTGCAGAGAGAGAAGATAATATTGTTGTGGAGGACTTGAGAG ATTTTATGTACGGACCACTGAGGTTCACCCGGACAGATCTGGTGGCTATGACCATTCAGCGAGGAAGAGACTTTGGTCTGCGGAGTTACACTGAGATTAGAAAGGCTCTGGATTTGCCTCCTGTCAACAAATTTGAGGATATTAATCCTGAGCTCAACCACACCAACCCACAG TTGCTCCACGACATTGCAGAACTGTATAATGGAGACATCTCAAAGCTGGAGCTCTTCCCTGGAGGACTGCTGGAAACTCTTGATGGGCCGGGTCCTGTTTTCTCCGCTATTGTGCTGGATCAGTTTGAGCGTATAAGAAATGGAGACCGCTTTTGGTTTGAGAATAAGCAAAATGG TGTGTTTACGGATAAAGAGATCCAAGCGATCCGCAGTGTGACGTATCGTGACGTCCTTATTGCGGTGACAAGTGCAGAGGCCTCACATATACAGAATAACGTATTCTTCTGGAAGGATG GTGACCCCTGCCCTCAGCCCACACAGCTAAATGCATCAATGCTCCATTCTTGCACTAATGCCACAAAACTTGATTACTTTGATGGGAGCAGGACTGGCTTTGGGATATTTATTATTGTCTTGTTCCTCTTCCCTGTTG TGAGTTTTCTGGTGGCCTCTTTGGTGGCGTATCTAAGAAAGTATCGCTACAGGAAGTTCCAAAGAAGAAGGAAAGCTGGTGACAGAACAGAGGAGCCGGCTGTGGGACTCAGTG CATACGAGTGGCAGGGTCATAAAAAACAGTTGCAGCCCGTCAGCGTGGAGATCGATAAGAAGCGGAGGCTGCAGGTCTGTGACAGATCTGGAACTGCTTACCGCTGCATCAATCTGCGCAACCAGGACTACCTAGATGTCCTTCTCTCCAATGACTGTCAGCAGAAGGCTCTGCTGCTCAAAGTGCCAAAAGAGTATGACCTG GTGCTGTTTTTTGATGAAGAGAGCAAACGTATGGAATTTGTCAGGCACCTGCACCCGAAGGTGACAGACGTCAGGCCGGAGATTAGAGTGAGAGAGATAAGGGAGAAGGGACTGCTGAAGGAGGCTTTGACCAGAGAGCAGAGGGCTCAGATTGTTGAAACTTTCATTCGCCACGCTTTCTCCAAG GTCTTGGAAATAGAGAAGCGTGACGCCGGAGACATGAGCGGCATATCCCACAAGAAAGCCAGGGAGGTTCTCCAGTGTGAGCTGACGGCGTCGGAGTTTGCTGATGCACTTGGCCTCAAATCCGATTCCTTATTTGTGGACTCCATGTTTACACTAGCTGATAAAGATGGCAATGGCTACCTCTCCTTTCAAGAGTTTCTGGATGTTATTGTTATCTTTATGAAAG GGTCTCCAGAGGAAAAATCCAAACTCATGTTTTCTATGAACGACATTGGCGAAACTGGTTTCTTATCAAAAGAAGAATTTGCCAGGATGCTCAG GTCTTTCATAGAAATCTCCAACGGTGCTCTTTCAAAGAGTCAGGCAGAGGACGGCATCAAGGCCATGATGCAGGCCGCGGGCTTTGATGACAAGGACAAAATCTCGTGGGAGGACTTTCATTTTCTGCTGCGGGATCACGAGAAGGAGCTGCAGTTTGCTCAGCTCAATGTCAAAG GGATGGAGAAACAGGGGAAGAAAAAGCTGAGTCGAGACCAGAGAGTGTCCTTCATTTGTCCGGCAAACAG cagtgaCAAGACAGACGGACCAGAGATACGCAAGCGGAAAAG GTTAAACGTCCATACTCCAAATGTCTACGTGAAGCCAAAGCGCGAGAAGTACATAAAGAACCCGGTCCAGCAGAAAATCCAGCAGTTCAAACGTTTCGTTGAGAATTATCGCCGTCACATTGTGTGCTTCATCATCGTGTACGGCATCACAGCTGGTGTTGCACTTGAAAGATGTTACT ACTACGGCTTGCAGGCTATATCTACAGGTCTCCCCGAGATGTCCATTGTGGGTATCCTCGTGTCCCGTGGTTCGGCCGCTGCCATCTCCTTTCTGTTTCCTTACATGCTTCTCACCGTGTGTCGCAACCTCATCACACTCTGCCGAGAGACCTTCCTGAATCGATACATCCCCTTTGACGCTGCCATTGACTTTCATCGCTTGATGGCCATGAGTGCCATCATCCTCTCAA TTGCTCACAGTTTGGGCCACGTGGTCAACATCTACGTCTTCTCCGTCAGCGACCTTAACATCCTATCTTGTCTCTTCCCAAAAGTCGTATCAAACAACGG GTCTGAACTTCCTCCCAAGTGGTACTGGTGGTTCTTTGAAACTGTTCCAG GAATGACTGGGGTCTTGCTTCTCTTTGTGGTCGCATTTATGTACGTTTTTGCCTCACATTATTTCCGTCGCATCAGTTTTCGAGCATTTTGGATCACCCATTACCTCTATGTTGCCGTGTACATTCTT ACAGTTATTCATGGCAGTTTCGCTCTGCTTCAAGAGCCTCGTTTCTACATCTACCTCATCCCACCTGGCCTGCTCTTCCTCCTGGACAAACTAATCAGCCTGAGTAGGAAGAAGGTGGAGATCCCGGTTATCAGAGCTGAGCTGCTGCCATCAG GTGTGACACATCTGGAATTCAAGCGGCCACAGGGCTTTGTTTACCGTTCGGGCCAGTGGGTTCGCATAGCATGTCTGATGTTGGGCACGGATGAGTACCACCCATTCACTCTCACATCAGCTCCTCACGAAGAGACGTTGAGCCTGCACATCCGAGCTGTGGGGCCGTGGACCAGCCAGCTCAGAGAGCTCTACACCGAGGAAAACCTGCTGGAGCTTGGAGCTTATCCAAAG CTGTACTTGGATGGACCTTTTGGTGAGGGCCATCAGGAGTGGATTGACTTTGAGGTGTCTGTTCTGGTGGGAGGAGGAATTGGAGTCACCCCATTCACTTCGATTCTCAAAGACCTGGTGTTCAAGTCCTCTGTCAGGTCCAAGATTTTGTGCAAAAAA GTTTACTTCATCTGGGTGACACGGACACAGCGTCAGTTTGAGTGGGTGTCAGACATCATCAGGGAGGTGGAAGAAATGGACACTCAGGATCTGGTGTCGGTCCACACTTATATCACTCAGGTGGCTGAAAAGTTCGACCTGCGCACGACCATGCTG TACGTGTGTGAGCGCCATTTTCAAAAAGTGTGGAACCGCAGCCTCTTCACCGGCCTCAGGTCCGTCACCCACTTTGGCCGCCCGCCCTTCGTCTCCTTTTTTAGCTCCCTGCAGGAGGTTCATCCAGAG GTGGGTAAAATTGGAGTGTTCAGCTGTGGTCCTCCAGGACTGACCAAAAATGTGGAGAAAGCTTGCCAGCAGATGAACAAGAGGGATCAGGCCCATTTCATGCATCACTATGAAAACTTCTAA